A genomic window from Silene latifolia isolate original U9 population chromosome 11, ASM4854445v1, whole genome shotgun sequence includes:
- the LOC141612806 gene encoding two-pore potassium channel 3-like, which translates to MADEPLIRRVETLNLGDDTNTPRPGFLDLRSPRRVSTFNFNNNDKTLALITKDILTPRTVTTVTQEKIAKYVINFHRSSSAPALYTEEKGLIHRDSFAPNRRRLTAPQLILVALLGLLVYIIVGITVFSFANESFNGRKTNKLIDAIYFTIVTLSTIGYGDIVPATTFTKLFTCIFILVGFAFVDTLLNALVTYVLDLQEGVLLGAVDQNQFIKMIETYVFDKKKKRMRIRTKMSLALGVVTLSLVIGTVTLHFMEDMSWVDSFYLSVTSVTTVGYGDYAFETAAGRCFAIVWLLISTLAVARALMYLVEYRIQKRNQRMANLVLQKKLTLGDFVAADLDHDGSISKAEYVVYKLKEMGKIDQKDIIEICQQFETMKNPEHDKITVADLMEGGTESNSAKPGSF; encoded by the exons ATGGCTGATGAACCATTAATCCGCCGTGTCGAGACTTTAAACCTCGGAGACGACACAAACACACCACGACCCGGCTTCCTCGATCTGAGATCCCCAAGGCGCGTATCAACTTTCAACTTTAACAACAATGACAAAACTCTGGCTCTCATTACAAAGGACATTCTAACGCCTCGGACCGTAACAACCGTAACACAAGAAAAGATCGCAAAATATGTTATCAACTTCCACCGGTCAAGTTCCGCACCCGCCTTATACACGGAAGAAAAAGGGCTCATCCATCGAGACTCATTCGCTCCTAATCGACGTCGACTCACGGCCCCACAACTCATCTTGGTAGCTTTGTTAGGCTTATTGGTATACATAATTGTTGGAATTACCGTCTTTTCTTTCGCTAATGAAAGTTTCAACGGCCGAAAAACAAATAAGTTGATCGACGCCATTTATTTCACCATTGTAACTCTTTCGACGATAGGATATGGTGACATTGTTCCGGCGACAACCTTTACTAAACTCTTCACTTGCATATTCATTCTGGTAGGGTTCGCTTTTGTCGATACTTTGCTGAACGCGCTCGTTACTTATGTTCTTGACCTGCAAGAAGGGGTTTTACTTGGTGCAGTAGATCAGAATCAGTTTATAAAGATGATTGAAACTTATGTTTTCGACAAAAAAAAGAAACGGATGAGGATTCGGACTAAAATGAGCTTGGCGTTAGGTGTtgttaccctttcccttgttatcggaacAGTTACGCTGCATTTTATGGAAGATATGAGTTGGGTAGATAGTTTTTATCTGTCTGTTACATCTGTTACGACAGTTGGGTATGGTGATTATGCTTTTGAGACTGCGGCTGGACGATGCTTTGCTATTGTCTGGCTTCTTATTAGTACATTGGCAGTTGCGCGTGCTCTGATGTATCTCGTCGAGTACAGGATTCAAAAGCGGAATCAGAGAATGGCTAATCTTGTTCTTCAAAAGAAGTTGACTCTTGGGGATTTCGTTGCTGCAGATTTGGACCATGACGGATCTATCag TAAAGCCGAGTATGTCGTGTACAAGCTAAAAGAGATGGGGAAAATAGACCAGAAAGACATAATAGAAATCTGCCAACAGTTTGAAACTATGAAGAATCCAGAGCACGATAAGATTACTGTCGCTGATCTCATGGAAGGTGGGACGGAATCAAACAGCGCGAAGCCAGGTAGCTTCTAG